A genomic region of bacterium contains the following coding sequences:
- a CDS encoding transcriptional repressor — protein MPGPPWWHGKFRDCGCRMTIPRQAVIDVLTNTSEHLSAEDIYIEIHKVYPAVGLTTVYRTLDLLAQMGMVFKFDFGDGRSRYELTESTKKHHHHLVCTNCGRIIDYSDFIEEEVRLFNQVEEALSQKHNFEIIAHQVQFLGRCNNCKSGK, from the coding sequence ATGCCAGGTCCTCCGTGGTGGCATGGAAAATTTAGAGATTGCGGGTGTCGAATGACCATACCCAGGCAGGCAGTCATAGATGTGTTGACTAATACCTCTGAACATTTGAGTGCAGAGGATATATATATTGAGATTCATAAGGTGTATCCAGCCGTCGGCTTGACTACGGTCTATCGAACCCTGGATTTGTTAGCTCAGATGGGTATGGTATTTAAATTTGATTTTGGTGATGGAAGAAGCCGATATGAACTGACAGAGAGCACCAAAAAACATCATCACCATCTGGTCTGTACTAACTGTGGCAGGATAATCGACTATAGTGACTTTATTGAGGAAGAGGTAAGACTCTTTAATCAGGTGGAAGAAGCATTGTCCCAGAAGCATAATTTTGAAATCATTGCTCACCAGGTTCAGTTTTTAGGAAGATGTAATAATTGTAAATCTGGTAAATAG
- a CDS encoding MerR family transcriptional regulator has product MKELTAFYNISTAAEKLGISVRMLREYEKDGLIKPYRNPSNGYRVFSNDDIQWIRCVRDLIHQQGLNIKGIQRLLMVMPCWEIKNCPEETRRKCTAVVDRTVPCWTLANGSCANANKCRTCKVYLEAQKNIK; this is encoded by the coding sequence TTGAAGGAATTAACTGCCTTTTATAATATTTCCACCGCGGCGGAGAAGTTAGGCATAAGTGTCCGTATGCTTAGAGAATATGAAAAAGATGGATTGATTAAACCTTATCGAAATCCGTCTAATGGCTATAGAGTGTTCTCTAACGATGATATTCAATGGATTCGGTGTGTTCGGGATTTGATTCATCAGCAGGGATTAAATATTAAAGGTATTCAGCGGTTATTAATGGTTATGCCCTGTTGGGAGATTAAAAATTGCCCTGAGGAAACCCGCCGGAAATGTACGGCAGTGGTTGATAGAACAGTGCCGTGTTGGACATTAGCCAACGGCAGTTGTGCTAATGCTAATAAATGTCGAACCTGTAAGGTCTATCTTG